The following proteins are encoded in a genomic region of Microtus ochrogaster isolate Prairie Vole_2 chromosome 5, MicOch1.0, whole genome shotgun sequence:
- the Arpp19 gene encoding cAMP-regulated phosphoprotein 19: protein MSAEVPEAASAEEQKEMEDKVTSPEKAEEAKLKARYPHLGQKPGGSDFLRKRLQKGQKYFDSGDYNMAKAKMKNKQLPAAAPDKTEVTGDHIPTPQDLPQRKPSLVASKLAG from the exons ATGTCCGCGGAAGTCCCCGAGGCAGCGTCGGCGGAGGAGCAGAAG gAAATGGAAGATAAAGTAACTAGTCCAGAGAAAGCTGAAGaagcaaaattaaaagcaagGTACCCACACTTGGGACAAAAGCCTGGCGGGTCCGATTTCTTAAGGAAGCGATTGCAGAAAGGG CAAAAGtattttgattctggggattacAACATGGCGAAAGCAAAGATgaagaacaagcagcttcctGCTGCAGCCCCGGATAAGACAGAGGTCACTGGTGACCACATTCCCACTCCACAGGACCTTCCTCAGCGGAAACCATCCCTGGTTGCTAGCAAGCTGGCTGGCTGA